One part of the Vitis riparia cultivar Riparia Gloire de Montpellier isolate 1030 chromosome 8, EGFV_Vit.rip_1.0, whole genome shotgun sequence genome encodes these proteins:
- the LOC117920220 gene encoding DNA-binding protein S1FA-like has protein sequence MDDEFEFAEKVPPSFDRMENMVKDAEAKGFNPGLIVLLLVVGVLLVFLVGNFLLYMYAQKTLPRMKKKPVSKKKMKRERLKQGVSAPGE, from the exons ATGGACGACGAGTTCGAGTTCGCGGAAAAGGTTCCTCCGTCGTTTGATCGCATG GAAAATATGGTCAAAGACGCAGAAGCCAAAGGTTTTAACCCTGGATTGATAGTGCTGCTTCTTGTTGTTGGGGTGCTATTAGTATTCCTTGTTGGGAATTTTCTTCTTTACATGTATGCACAGAAGACCCTTCCTCGGATGAAAAAGAAACCGGTCTccaagaagaagatgaagagggAGAGACTGAAGCAAGGTGTATCAGCACCAGGGGAGTAG